Proteins encoded together in one Telopea speciosissima isolate NSW1024214 ecotype Mountain lineage chromosome 4, Tspe_v1, whole genome shotgun sequence window:
- the LOC122659809 gene encoding uncharacterized protein LOC122659809: protein MGTAISRAANAIGGILGSAFVAPFKTIFGGSCEGICAGTWDIMCFIEHLCISNLVKLLMVLGLIYTTLMFMYLLFKVGIIQCIGRSLCKMCWASCETYWFALEDISCFLWHKLKNTKRVYRRRRRHFPDVEEGYSSIDGNESSNNYESSSLSRKQSVRERRKDRMQMSLYPVRRTSKYKSMNRSRRHNVRWKTSELSVHVRSGSGRLRNSRKFQVRKVGKLGRGCKLFKKRRIR from the exons ATGGGAACTGCTATCAGTAGGGCTGCAAATGCAATTGGTGGAATTCTTGGAAGTGCTTTTGTTGCTCCATTTAAGACCATATTCGGGGGATCATGCGA GGGTATCTGTGCTGGAACATGGGACATTATGTGTTTTATCGAACATTTATGTATATCCAATCTGGTGAAACTGTTAATGGTATTGGGTCTCATCTATACAA CTTTGATGTTCATGTACCTTCTTTTCAAAGTGGGGATAATCCAATGCATTGGAAGAAGTCTCTGTAAAATGTGTTGGGCTTCATGTGAGACATACTGGTTTGCATTAGAAGATATCAGTTGTTTTCTGTGGCACAAATTAAAGAACACCAAGCGGGTATACCGCCGCCGCCGTCGTCACTTCCCAGATGTTGAAGAAGGATATAGCTCAATTGATGGTAATGAATCTTCAAACAATTACGAGAGCTCGAGTCTGAGTAGAAAGCAATCggtaagagagagaagaaaggatcGGATGCAGATGTCTCTATACCCTGTGAGGCGTACGTCCAAATATAAGTCCATGAATCGCAGTCGACGTCATAATGTGCGGTGGAAGACAAGTGAACTGTCAGTCCATGTGAGGAGTGGGTCTGGGAGATTACGGAACTCAAGGAAATTTCAAGTAAGGAAGGTAGGTAAATTGGGAAGAGGGTGTAAGCTATTTAAGAAGAGGAGGATCAGGTGA